The genomic stretch TTTGTTTTCACGCCTCTTTCGAAAACATCTCAAGTTGCATAGAAAGCCTTTTGTTGACTCAACCCTAGACCTGCCATTTCGCTATAAAAACGCATCAGATTTAGAATTCTCCCGCTCCAAGAAGCCCGAGTGCCGAGACGCCAAGAAAGATCCTTACCATGTGTCAAGTCAAGCTCTCCATCTGCGTCCACTGCGCCAAAGTCTTTGGAGCCAGGATGAAGTACTGCGATACGGTCCGGGCTACCATGTCGGTCATGGACAACAGCCCGTTCGAAATCACCTCATCGTTCAATTGGTCTCCCATGGAAGGGTGTACCGGGCTGCAAATCCACCACACGGCGAATCTCGACGTTTGCAAGGACGACACGCCCAGACCCGAAGCGCCATTTGAGCGACCTGctgcgacgaggccgagcgcCAGGAGTCCTTATCCAACGCCAATGATGATCCAGCGGGCGGAGCTTCGAGAGCAgctcccctctcctcctgGGATTCGAGGGCAtcgggcagcagcttctgcgcCGCTGGAGTCGGATTTTCAACCACAAATGCAGCTGCAGGTTCAGATGCAAGCGGAGCCCTCGACGGGAGAAACGCCGACAGCTGGTTCGCCGAACACTTCGTGGTCAGGCTCGACTGTATCTTATTACTGAATATGATTCACGGGGCCACCTTATGCTCCTCTAACACCGTgctctttcttttccgccTTCACTTATCGCCGATGCTGTACCCATACAGCGTATCAGACAAGCAATATCAGGAGTTAGCTGCATAATTCGGATCTGTATCGAAGATAACTGGAGCTCTActctctcctccaccacccgTTGGGTCGCCACTCGGGATATCAACCAAACGACGCATCATATTTGGCCGAAGGGTGCAGCCGAAGCTCCGCTAGAAATCTTGACTTGTTTTGAGGAGGAACAACGATTGCAAAGTCCAAATGAATGGTGGAGACAGGCCTCGGTGGAACGAATATCGATCAAGTGATGCGGTGATGCGGTCCAAACAGGGTTCTTTCCAACaagttttctcttttaccTCTCGCAAGATGGTGCGGGCGCAACTCTAGCAAGGAAGGCATTACGCCTGAGATTACGAGGCATGGCGTGATAAGAGACGAGCCGGCGATGCAAGTGAATCCAAAAGGAGAGTAATATTCTAGCTGTTCGTGAGGTGTGTGGTTTGcggtctcttttttccacCGTGGCAGAGCTGCTACGGGACGTATCGGCTCAAATGTAATATCAGACAAGTCTCCTTTTTGCCCCCCCTCGCTCCTTGTGTGAAAGGCCCCCAATGATGATTCCTCTTTTAGCTGCATTTCGTTAGCCGTGGGCTGTTGGATGGCATTCATCCATGCTCCGGCCAAACGGGCCCCGTGAAGTGTTCAGCCAAGGTCCCCGTTCTCATGAAGAATTCTTGCTTCAAGATACGAGCAGATTTTCCTGTAACCAAAACCGAAATACTCGAGTAGCTGTAGAATGAAACGCACAATAATGCCCTGAGCACGTAGACTTATAATGCGTATAACGCTTGGTTCGTCCAGCCTTGGGGTCCGTTCAGCAGGATTCAAAATGGTGGTCAACAAGGTGGTCAACGGTGGCGAATAGGAAGCAAAGGACTGGTTAGTAGGAGCTCTTTGCGGCAGCCTTTCCACCCAAAAAAACAACCAAATGGACTGGAGCCACGGCCAGGGAGGAGCATCGGCCAACGCCCATTGTTCTCTGAGCTCCGGCCTTTCCATATGCGGAGCGGCTCCACGCTTTCGTGCTCTTCGGGCTGATATTCCGTACATATACTGGGTCTGGTACAAGGATCAACGGTTAAAAGTGCGTTCCATGGGAGGCTGATTGTGGTATACTACCAGCATTCTTGGAGCAAACTATTGTTACTACTGCTTATTTTCAACCTTACTGTTGCCTCTTTGGTCATTGTCTTGCTATATATGGTATCATGAATTAGCACCGGTGATAAATATCTACAAGTATGTCGGCTTAAACAAGTCAACTGCTATgcaaattaaaaaaagattgtgGCAGGCATAATGCCCATATACCCAGTAGCCGCCTACCCGTATCGTCAGCGTCCCACACATGGCCAAATGCATGCCAGATGACATGTTCCCAGCAGTAGTACTTGTAAATAGAGTATTTACATGGGTTCTGCCGCCTCGAATCTTACTCGTTGCATATATACACCTAATTCTCGGCGGCTCTACTCCGCGCATGCATCGGATGGATGTCACCAATATATACAAGTACCCGCAAGGGGAGGTGTCGTTGGGTCTGGATGGAAGTTTGTCGGAGGTTTAAATTGGAGACGCAGCCGTATACGCTATTGAATGCCTTATGGCCGACGGGTCGGCCGCCTTCTTTATATGCATCGAGTCGGCGTTTAGTCTGGAGGGCGCCCGCGAAGGGGGCACGAATCGGTTGCTTGGGACGATGGCATTGGAAAGCTGCATGTGCGTCTGGTGGTGGCCTGGGTGGAGAGCCGCAGGAAGGGATCTTGAAGATCGTTAGGCAAGCCCTTGCGATCCCTTGTTTGACAGGTCCTCACGTCCATTGTTTAATATCCATGGGTCACAAGAATAGGCAGTAGTAGAGCTACTAGCGTGAAGAGCAGCTGGATCATGGATGGCTACTTGCCAGGTTGGGTAGGGGACCGACCACCAAGAGTCATGTCCGTCTTCTTTCAGTTGGACCGCGAATAAACGGTGCTTCAGCTTGATTCTGGTTGCTGTCATGGGCCCTATCGCAGAAACTTGGCGGATGACACCTACGTGTACTACTAGTACAACTTACTAGTACCAGAGACTACTGTAGGCAGTAACCAGTGCCTACAGTAGTAGTATCACCTGGGCCTGTATTTGATCAAGGTAGGCTGTTTGGATATCAACTTCTGTTCCACTTCAGAGGCACCGCGGATAGCTACAAGGGCCAGTGGCCCCATGGCTGCATGTGACTGGCATCGAACAATGCCGTTGTTCAACGCTCGGTAGCGGCCGCCGCTTGGCCGCCCGAGAAAGTGGACAAGCGCGCCGCTAACGCCGCTAGCATCGGCCCTGAAGCCGGGCTTTGGTGTGTCGAGGCCACGGTGAATTTGAAAGCTCCAGCTGGCGATGATCTTGGTAATGAGTTTCATTCAGGGCTTGACCGCGGATTGCGATCGACTCGCTAAAGGCTGCTAGTCATCGCTTTCCAGGTTGTTTAATATTGATCGTATCAACGCCCATGGCGCCGCGGGTTTCTATGAATAGCATCAATCTTGATGCTAATTAGTGGCTGAGCAAGGTATTCTACCTGTGCTGGCATCAATCTCTTCAACCCCATTTCTCAGCGCTCGGCAGCACATCACCAAAAGAATCCGGGTGGACAAATTATAAATcagccatcatcttttgttCCCGCGGGCATGGATGCCTAGAGATGTACAGGGTACATTACAACTGAATATTGCCGCACATGCTGCAGCTTCGGGCATTGTTGGTAACTGAAGCCTGTACCTGCAGATGCCCTTTTCAGCAACTCGTGCGTTCCAGCGACCTCACGAGCTAGGCTGAGGCACAATAGGTAACTGCCCGTAGGATTTGGACATGAGATGGCATCAGTACATGGGGTGATTGATCGGGCAGTCAGTCACCCTCATTACCTCAGTCCCTAGAGTTGCTAGGCTCCTACTGAGATTGCAAGTAACACAGCGTTTGAGCCCTCTGAGATGTCGACGTCATTCGTGCTCTGGCAAAGCACAGATGCCAACAGGATAGAGGCAGGTGCAATGTCGTACATTGATGCTTGTACGTACCGGGAGTAGTGCCTGCCTTGGCAATGAAGTATTGGCCCACCTACCACCAACTGAGATTTTCTCTGGCTTCGCTCGACttcacatcttcttcttcatcgtcattgtCATCTTCTCGGGTCCTTTTCTGCGGTGCGCGTGCGGTTGGTCGGCCGAGATGTGCCGCAGATGCAGCCCAGCAGGGACTGCGGCTGGCTGAACGGCAAAGCCATCCAATCTCTGGTTGCCCTGCCTTGCCGTTGCCACTGCGGCCATGACACGAGATGAGCATGTACAGTAGCACTGCCAGCGAAGACTGATGGTTTTACCTCTTGCCGTATCACTAACACCTTGACTCTGTATGACCCCGGCTGGCCAACCCGCGTTGAAACAGCACACAGCTAACACATCTCCAGTTGCCGTTGACCGTCAATCAATCGCAGCGCTGTGCCGCTCGCTGGTGGGTGTCGCTGGCACTACGTCTCGCTCGGTGGAGCGCCTGAACTCCAGCACCCACTGTCTCGCCTGCTACAGGTACACTTTGGCCGACACAGCGGCCAATGGCGCCACAAGCCGCTCGGCCCACGCCCGATCACCGATGGCGGCGTTTGCTCGCCCGCACCGACAGACGGCGATAAGGCGCGTCGTGGATCTGGATACCCACTTCAATCTCGTCCATCTCATGCTATACCGGGTCCCTTGTCTGGGCGCCTGAGCCTCTCAGCGCTGGAGCGTTGCTAAACCGTTGCTGCTTCTACTAGGGACTCCCGCCGCCACTacggctgctgctagcagtaGTATTTCGCATGATTGATGGGTCTGTAAAAGCCTGTACGTCCGTCCGTCGAAAGGATGGCTGCTCCTAATAAgctctccctcctctctttGTGGGACTGCCTCAAAGGTAGATCTTGCTCTTGGCACTGGATGCGGCGACCCCCCGGCATATTGATCGAAGTTTCCGAACCCGCCTACCCTTTTGATGGCGGTCTAAGCTGCCATCGACCTCCCCCTGGCCGAAGCTAATTATGTGTTGTACCCGAACCGACTTGAACTCTGTCTTGTCTCTTGAGATTTAACCGTGTCTTCAAACATCCATCGCCCGCCAGTTGGCATCCTGCATCGTTGACCCTCGCACCACTGAgaccaagagaagagaccTGCTAAGACGCCCTTGTGCCATTTAATATCACATCTGCTTCGACTTGAAACCATTgctcaatctcatcgacGCTTGCAGCTTTTTAAAGCTTTCTCAACCCGCCAAATTGTGGTCAGGTGCCATCAGCGAGTATCGCATGCTGCATCACCGATTCGAGTGTTGTGTGTTGCGATATCAGACCGTGTACGATACACCGATCCGCCAAGTTGCATGTAGGTTGGTCTCCTCTCCCTACGGACCCAACATCCTTGCTTTTGTCCTGGTTCTACAGTCTGCTGTTAGCGTTTGCCCGTTCTATCCTCTTGACAATCTCCGTGATGCCCAGACCCACGTTTATTGTTGCTGTCACATGGATTACGACCATACGCATGCACACCATACACACCCTCACTTACGGAGCGGATGACAAGCTTTTAGCCATAAGCTGCTCCTTTTTACAAATCTTGCACTTATATATCCTACCTTCTCATCTATTGCGTTTCGTCTAAAAGTCAAGCTGGCTCGCAGCACAATTCTTCCCACTTCATCTCTTGCATATATTTCTGAGCCTTGTCTTTCCAAGTTGTTatagacagagagagagagagagagagagagagagagagagagagagagagagagagaaagtaATGCCACATACTCTACGTATTATCAAATCACTCTCACTTGCAAAAAAACactgcctttttcttccacaTTCCACAACTTCAAAACCCTTGCTCTCAATCACATACTCTCCTCATATCCTTTGTCAACAAAGCCAAGGCACATTGCGAACCTTGTACCCTATATCAATTCTTCCACTCTAGTCATGGGTATGATGA from Trichoderma atroviride chromosome 3, complete sequence encodes the following:
- a CDS encoding uncharacterized protein (EggNog:ENOG41); translated protein: MCQVKLSICVHCAKVFGARMKYCDTVRATMSVMDNSPFEITSSFNWSPMEGCTGLQIHHTANLDVCKDDTPRPEAPFERPAATRPSARSPYPTPMMIQRAELREQLPSPPGIRGHRAAASAPLESDFQPQMQLQVQMQAEPSTGETPTAGSPNTSWSGSTVSYY